aggtagagagagactgatgttgagatcagacacactgatgctggacaataaactgtttcctttgtaccaggagagagtcacatgacccacattcaccactgaacacaccaatgaacaattctgctctgaggatgaggatgaggatgatgaggatgaacaGTTTGAAGAGTCTCTGGTGATGACAGGAATGGGAAGACGAgctggaaaatataaaaaataagacaagataattattattattattattattgacacttatttttagcattttaagaaATTTGGTTTGAGTTTATCTCAAGCTTTCAAGAGAGAATGCATAAATCTTCATAAATATGTACATTGAATTAAAacactcaccatagacagtaacatTGAAATAAAACGGTCTGTATTTTATCATCTGTAGTTGAtagagtccagagtctgtggttctgctgttcctgatggtcagagatccagtctgactGTCGATCTGTAGTCtgcctctgaatctctcagtattGAAATAATTGACATCAGGCGCCTCCTTATTAAACTGAATGACTACAAGTGCTTTCTCAGGTCCAAACCTCCACTGTATGTAACGTATGTGTTTCCTGGGGATGTCAGTAgcatcagtgtgtagagtgacagaatctccctccatcactgacatcTTCATTCCCTCTGTATCTGAACCAAGCAAACCACAATAGCTAAATTAAAGGAACAATAGTCTATTTTGAACAATAGGGAGTCTATGACTTCCTGGTCTCACCTCTTTTTactaacattaatataaaaatatgttgtttcaaCACCTGCttgactttctttcatctgtggaacacaagatGTATTTTGAAGCCTAACAATAAAAGTTAAAGGGATCCAATACAGCACTGGACCTCGCTGGCATGcattgctttcacacacacacacacacacacacacacacacaagcacacacacacacacacacacacacacaaatacttgtatccccataggcgtaatggtttttatactgtacaatctGGATTTTCTTTTGCCCTACAGCTAAACccaccccttacagaaaactactggtaattttaaaatttcataaaacactgttttgtctgtttgttaaGTCTTTCGTTTTATGAGGACACAGGAAGTGTGCTCATAAACAATatataccagtacacacacacacacacacacacacagacacacacacacatacacacatttctcCATAGAAGAGAAttgaacaggtttggaacaacatgagggtgaataaatgacagaattttagttAATCTGACTTTACTCAAcctgaaaccataaaaaaaaccATGTTTAACTCACCAACTGGACgccaaaaacagaagaaaataagtaCACAGAACATTTCTTCCAGCAGTATGAGAGAATGGAGGAAGTCTACTGAAGGAACTCTGCTGTCTGCCAGTGTAAAGAACTACTCCAGTTGTCCTTTATGTGGTTAAACGTCTGATCCTCAATAGTCACGAGCCATTGCATTTCAGCTGTCCCGAGTTTGAATCCTATCATTAACAGTCCCGtcacaaaacacatgcaaaacatCACACAAATGTTCGAAAAGCAAAAAACCCCATTCCATACTATTTGAACGcttctaatatttttattcagtgtgtgtgtgtatatatacagtatataatatagtatagtagtactgcatccttcataactccaaaaagtctttagttttattatatttataagagaaagatagtctgtaccgatttttcccggaaaaacacgaccggctggaggcgtgacgtgtgggcggagctaaagaatcacgagcgccagtaggcttttgcgttgagagcatgttgaagctgtgacattaccgtgagggaaaaaaacatcatccaaaacaaaccatggcttacagtcagattcagccgtttatttttgacccagaatcagatcccgaggctgaaactgaacgagagcagcagcagcaacgactcgctccgagtggggctcgaacccgggtctccgatgggaggcggacgcactaacaaggaggcagagatattttaagcagttttactcaccgcctgtggttccatcacacgatcgtgaccctttttgaaactttgtccatgtttatcatgggaatccaactctttaacagtgtaaaaaactcagtatgcatgaaatagcatttcaccccccccccccccccttaaatatTTGAGTATGCCAATGGGCATTTTTGCTAAAATAGTAGATTTTACtaataaattaaagttattattaataaaagtcttGTTTACCCCATTATTTAGAttcattattttaagtttttgtattttaaaatacttagGTACTGCTGCTTAATACTTAAAATTAGTTACACATTACAGTGAGCGTAATACATGACAGACAACTGGTGAAtaataaacaacttaatttattttcttcctcatcttttttttctgcaaatacaACTTAATCTCTTAAAGCATTTTTGAAAATGAGCAAAAATATAGATCACTGAACAATAGTAAACATTCTATAACAAATAACAGTAAGCATCAACATCCttttttaatatgcttttttgtttgtgtgtgtgtggtatagagAATGTTGTTTACTCAATGTTTGTGGTGTTATATGTGTTTGAGTGAAGTGCTGAGTATGTAATGGTGGTGTTGTATACTTGTTGGCTTGCATGTGTGAGTTTTGCAATGTTCTGtggcattaaaaatgcattaacaagACACTtaacaagtatttaaaaaaatagaatatataaggttttcaatatgttacaaatgtaaaataaatatacaaataaggaagtattatggacataatactaccttatttgcatatttattgaaCCTCTCTTCCCCTATTTCTggcatcttaaagggatactctaccccaaaatgaaaattttaaaaagctttgttcgtcttcagttTATCTAGCTTTTGCACATAATGAAGCTTGGAAATATGATGTATGTAATTTTACATGTTACATCACAAGGCAAAAGAGCACAGAAATGTTAATATTACAGAATGGAAACTGtggctaacacacacacacacacacacacgtgtacaacAAGGAGGATCATCTTGCACAAGTAAAGGCGGTCCATCTCAAAGTTCATGACTGTAACACATTGTGGGTGGTTTTGCTGTGAATGCTGTAAGAGGAAATGATGGTGAAATATCAAAAGAAATAGTCCAGTGAGAGTGAAATGAGAAGTCCTGAAAGTAGAGTTAACACGTTTCATTGGTTAACACTAATACAGCTGGGCACCAGAAACCTCAGCGATGGCCCTGACTTCATGTGTGTAGGCTATTCCTATACTTAGAATTTACTGCAGTTGTGCTCAGTTCTGTTTCTGCACATCTACACCTCGTTTATTATATTATCAAGAATTGAATCATTTTCACAGAAAACGGCCAAAAGGTTGGTCATCCAAGAGGGAAGAAAATGGCttacacataatttttttaacatttggctGTTAGTGGGTAAGTTTTATGCCTTTTAATTCttgctgtattattttttttttataaaaatgcaattaaaataaaaacaaaataatattggaAGAGTCCAATATGGAATAGTTGaccaattaaatgaaaattgttattttCCTATAAAAacccattaaagctgcagtaggtaacttttgtaaaaatattttttacatatttgttaaacctgtcctgtcctgacagtagaatatgagacagataatctgtgaaaaaatcaagctcctctggctcctcccagtgtcctattgccatttgcagaaatacatctgCTCCCGGTAAaaactaaccaatcagagctgcagccgtaactttgtttgtgttcaaaatgtagaaaaatgtatataataagcgagtacaccatgaatccattttccaaaccatgtttttagcttgtcctgaatcactagggtgaacctataataagtgtttatattcggactattttagattgcttcgggggtaccgcggcggagtaaccctttgtgattcttcatatacataaacagagagaagtagttccggctacgatgttcttccgcaagacgcaagcagttctgtttattaaccgctagagcgtcaaaagttccctaccgcaactttaactttagtaaaaatttttacttaaaattaaaaggattgttgtaattttttaagaggataatcataattaataataatgactgttaattattattagttgccattattgctacaaatatatgaACAGACACTTAATTTGCATTCAAAATAATCAATACTGGgtttaaaaattgaattattgaGTCAAAAAGCAGAAAACTAACAAGCAAACAAGCAAAAATGGTTCTGCATAGCTGTGTCAAGAAATAATTAAGAGCAGCATTTCTGAGCACAAAACTGACTAAAGTACCTTAACCACTGGGAATGGTTTCTTGAATGTTCTCCAGGTATGTGTGGTCCTCAGACAGGTGGAACGGAGACGGTATCagagatggagggagattcacacactgaacatactgaaatactgataaattttattttaagccATGTGATGACAAAAACCCTTCCTGACCCGGAAACCCCCCCTGACTGTGTTCTCAAACTTATTTTGTCTTAGATAGAAAAATGATAAAAGGAGGCAAAGCCTAATACAAATTTCTTTTGGTCGGAAATTATTAAACCAACCACAATCTGTTTTACTGTCAACAACTAGCCTAAATGTGAATAtgcatataatttgtattttttttatctttatctttatttaaaaaaaaaaaaaaaaaaaaaaagggggaagtcgtggcctagtggttagagattttgactcctaaccctaaggtgtgtgtttctgagtctcgggccagcaataccacgacagAAGTTAG
This DNA window, taken from Carassius auratus strain Wakin chromosome 47, ASM336829v1, whole genome shotgun sequence, encodes the following:
- the LOC113064763 gene encoding SLAM family member 9-like, producing the protein MFCVLIFFCFWRPVDTEGMKMSVMEGDSVTLHTDATDIPRKHIRYIQWRFGPEKALVVIQFNKEAPDVNYFNTERFRGRLQIDSQTGSLTIRNSRTTDSGLYQLQMIKYRPFYFNVTVYARLPIPVITRDSSNCSSSSSSSSSSEQNCSLVCSVVNVGHVTLSWYKGNSLLSSISVSDLNISLSLPLEIECLDDSYSCVLNNPISNQTQHLDIAQPRCHTSADSVHCCGFTEAVIRLVISAVVGVATVAVVVYDIRSRRAMN